A stretch of Kazachstania africana CBS 2517 chromosome 7, complete genome DNA encodes these proteins:
- the KAFR0G00170 gene encoding uncharacterized protein (similar to Saccharomyces cerevisiae YIR007W; ancestral locus Anc_7.172) codes for MPSKLTVSANGDFTDEAGNVIVLRGVNFDPSIKNPTKPVDSTHVPADNVFYESHASVSFVGHPIPLDQVEVHVSHFKSLGYNCIRFPFTWEALEHEGPHKYDYEYMDYCIDVLKKIMELDGIYVYLDPHQDVWSRYCGGSGSPYWSLLAAGFQPTRFKDTHAALLQGYHMDPITGKESIKEPYPKMVWATNYYKLAAQTMFTLFFAGKQFAPKCVINGLNIEDYLQECYMDAIMTFYKRIQERAPELFTSNTVIGLESMNEPNEGYIGETNLGAIGKERTFNVGLTPTGFQSLIMGEGFDTIIDVYESSVSGPHKVGTKNFKCNGKKAWLSSEERDVVDAKYGWTRNPDWKAGECIWKQHDVWEVGTDGRPNLLIPDYFSKSTSPGERIDIVYFINTQFINYYKRLYHKFRAIDSEHFIIAQPTVYQVPPKLTDYGVLDNKTICASHFYDFVSWVMKTWNTEFNFDTIKQVRNECTHPKDVLVEGEDAIRNVFREQLKRMKDEITDIVGNNIPLIFTEIGMPLDMEDKKAYRNGDYSTQTKAIDALHYALESNNLSYSFWCYCSVNSHEWGDDWNNEDFSIWSPDDIKFPVKPLPDISLERIDSSIQTKSLISDFAVSPVMKKEKVNLSGYRAIDALVRPFPIKISGFFSHAAFDLPSRAYSLSVIGKEADSSTYIYLPSYHLPIDKVTVDISTGKLEFDPEYDILKWEHGAGEQTLNVMGNY; via the coding sequence atgCCTTCTAAATTAACTGTATCTGCAAACGGAGACTTCACCGATGAAGCCGGTAATGTCATCGTTCTCAGAGGGGTCAATTTTGATCCAAGTATTAAAAATCCAACGAAACCTGTGGACTCTACACATGTACCCGCAGATAATGTATTTTATGAAAGTCACGCTTCTGTCAGTTTTGTAGGGCATCCAATCCCTTTAGACCAGGTGGAAGTTCATGTCAGTCACTTTAAATCTCTCGGTTATAATTGTATCAGATTTCCATTCACTTGGGAAGCTCTCGAACATGAGGGACCCCACAAATATGACTACGAATATATGGACTACTGTATCGAcgttttgaagaagattatGGAACTGGACGGAATTTATGTCTATCTTGACCCTCATCAGGACGTCTGGTCGAGATATTGCGGAGGTTCTGGTTCACCATACTGGTCTCTATTAGCTGCTGGGTTTCAGCCAACTAGATTCAAAGATACTCATGCTGCTCTTTTACAAGGATATCATATGGATCCCATTACCGGGAAAGAATCCATCAAGGAGCCCTATCCAAAGATGGTCTGGGCTACTAACTACTACAAACTAGCTGCTCAAACAATGTTTACCTTATTTTTTGCAGGTAAGCAATTTGCTCCAAAATGTGTTATTAATGGTTTAAATATCGAGGATTATTTACAAGAGTGCTACATGGATGCAATTATGACtttttacaaaagaattcaagaaaGAGCACCAGAACTATTTACTAGCAATACTGTTATTGGTTTAGAAAGTATGAATGAACCCAATGAGGGGTACATTGGTGAAACAAATTTAGGTGCCATTGGTAAGGAGAGAACTTTCAATGTTGGCTTAACACCAACAGGATTTCAGAGTCTTATTATGGGTGAAGGTTTTGATACAATTATTGACGTATACGAGTCTTCAGTATCCGGGCCTCATAAAGTTGGTACCAAAAACTTCAAGTGCAATGGTAAGAAGGCTTGGTTAAGTTCGGAAGAAAGAGACGTCGTTGACGCTAAGTATGGTTGGACTCGTAACCCAGATTGGAAAGCTGGAGAGTGTATTTGGAAACAGCACGACGTTTGGGAAGTAGGCACAGATGGTAGGCCAAACTTGCTGATTCCagattatttttcaaagtcaaCTTCTCCAGGAGAACGTATTGATATTGTCTATTTTATTAACACGCAATTCATCAACTACTACAAGAGACTTTATCACAAATTTAGAGCCATTGATTCCGAGCATTTTATTATAGCCCAACCAACAGTCTATCAAGTTCCTCCAAAATTGACAGACTATGGCGTTTTAGATAATAAAACTATATGTGCCTCCCATTTTTACGATTTCGTATCGTGGGTCATGAAAACCTGGAACACtgaatttaattttgatacGATTAAGCAAGTTCGTAATGAATGTACTCATCCAAAGGATGTTCTCGTCGAAGGTGAAGATGCCATTAGAAACGTTTTTAGAGAGCAACTAAAACGTATGAAGGATGAGATTACAGATATTGTGGGTAACAATATTCCATTAATTTTTACAGAGATAGGTATGCCACTTGACATGGAAGACAAGAAAGCATACAGAAACGGTGATTATTCCACACAGACCAAGGCTATCGATGCTTTGCATTACGCTCTTGAAAGTAATAATCTCTCATACAGTTTCTGGTGTTACTGTTCTGTAAATTCACATGAATGGGGTGATGATTGgaataatgaagatttttcaatttggtCTCCAGACGATATCAAGTTTCCTGTTAAACCTTTACCTGATATCTCTTTGGAGAGAATTGACAGTTCCATCCAGACAAAATCATTAATCTCAGATTTTGCAGTTTCGCCTgtaatgaagaaagaaaaagtgaATCTAAGTGGATACCGGGCAATTGATGCTTTAGTAAGACCCTTTCctattaaaatttctggTTTCTTCTCTCATGCTGCGTTTGATTTACCATCGAGAGCTTATTCTTTATCTGTTATAGGCAAGGAAGCTGATTCTTccacatatatatacttgCCCTCTTATCATCTTCCAATTGATAAGGTTACAGTTGACATTTCTACAGGAAAATTAGAATTTGATCCTGAATACGATATTTTGAAGTGGGAACATGGTGCTGGGGAGCAAACATTAAATGTTATGGGAAATTactaa
- the HMRA1 gene encoding Hmra1p (ancestral locus Anc_1.122): MHIVSEMTKVCGEVTLIISKKMGKRNAITEDRTEFHNFFSKAATNILNTSLEPEQKKNLLKSIYSNYMEEFGKNTKSGKGSISKSSKELLEKVYATKQWLTKEERELVAKRCQITPLQVRIWFINKRSRSK, from the exons ATGCATATAGTTAGTGAAATGACA AAAGTTTGTGGAGAAGTTACcttaataatatcaaagaagatGGGAAAACGCAATGCTATTACAGAGGATCGAACAGAGTTCCATAACTTTTTTAGCAAAGCTGCCACGAACATTTTAAACACCTCTTTGGAACCAGAacagaaaaagaatttattaaaaagtATCTATTCGAATTACATGGAAGAGTTTGGAAAGAATACGAAAAGTGGAAAAGGGAGCATATCAAAAAGCTCGaaagaattattggaaaaagtGTACGCTACAAAACAATGGcttacaaaagaagaaagagagtTGGTAGCTAAAAGGTGCCAGATAACACCATTACAAGTAAGAATATGGTTTATTAATAAACGCTCAAGATCAAAATAG
- the RNH203 gene encoding Rnh203p (similar to Saccharomyces cerevisiae RNH203 (YLR154C); ancestral locus Anc_1.130), protein MRQEIVLESTGENANKSIHLIPARVKYTGPTTEFEDNFKNDPNESESHVRYLRGKKLLGTDILSSIPGRKGYIIEKKNGKADEGQEQEKEAYITSGPLTSVINYEREGNEKRSEDEVSKFQEYISLIDIIHG, encoded by the coding sequence ATGAGACAGGAAATAGTTCTAGAAAGTACAGGCGAAAATGCAAACaaatcaattcatttgaTACCAGCAAGAGTGAAATACACAGGTCCTACTACAGAATTCGAAGacaatttcaagaatgacCCAAATGAAAGCGAGTCTCATGTTAGATATCTGAGGGGCAAGAAGCTTCTGGGCACCGACATATTATCCAGTATTCCAGGGCGTAAAGGTTACAttatagaaaagaaaaatggaaaagcTGACGAAGGGCAAgagcaagaaaaagaggCTTATATCACATCTGGGCCGCTGACTTCTGTAATCAATTATGAAAGAGAAGgtaatgaaaaaagatcagaagatgaagtctcgaaatttcaagaatacATTTCATTGATCGATATAATTCATGGCTAG
- the BUD5 gene encoding Ras family guanine nucleotide exchange factor BUD5 (similar to Saccharomyces cerevisiae BUD5 (YCR038C); ancestral locus Anc_1.134), translating to MDRLTVNRTTSASTPLFNSDKKFYEEEGNAIRISTTVSPTKSLNLYNGKPVSSSKSLNNNSPNDSFTTANSFSFEETLDSNNFPENYNSLKPNFDIFNDETPIVNSGNRRFANTSNDYETPKAPLYIDDTELSNSDKFDTSIPAGLGITSSHINIEEQSTPLKAIRASICVQRTQPINPPQRNEKRLQQRRKDSIFSFEEMAQNIPEIPDYAYLFIIANHSFDARTLENDEDTNICLSFNASDVAFVHNVDESGWGEVTLLQTQLRGWVPFNYFSDIIKITDVTKPGDELTLEQWKEYIDSRLPLEKLLTASAKFIAHPQDKPISNSLQKTFNLNYINDIRDGVKSLLQLTDAVSRSNEIVQAKEDVRKGRKKLLADWYNLMIKADYYKHTTSSENISKLVSLVYQILKRAFSFYKIWSLEKMNFENEKNEASRIQSESFLSTSTQNKKDTKMIYRTQSVKDNKITYLTTVPTASKRLNEVNDLLFSYIGLILGRINLVEHNPNGCEALEFIIHQMIKLLRELLYVSKACSYVIEEKYKHAYKNTLDACLDPLLGLVSELVSCIKILVTKSLSHEIRRKSLKNLESDASIAVLPSNYDECERLVYIISKMTGLIANTVAGCNNYLRITGDFKLNKNREYPDLQMSKLTPEEFLKKCSGGINEKHNNELKRKSIMGLGDDYSEADYKKIIRFSAIPSGLMSAKDYDSFSRDSTFAKYRPLESELNDNPLTSVNYKDEILREIILDNERNLNGASFRAIIFKLTDEMEKPDELFVATFLLTFRMYGNSVDLVNGLINRFDLIDKSSKFEYTEKNGTYSSRASRLKNRRRLVCNVFASWMESYWDHEKDYDILPTMVNFFNEGMSTILPIEAKKLIELASKLFLRKPALKDGHLLHAFMVDQLAKKSITHSRALSMISDTSSVASSIRSSEFSLDERIIEKYELTKIDKKNRNSVSLPLPFLNLGNSSFLTTDDITNMERLVNNYRIATNSKVEKYSDSCFLENIIKNWKRLQVGIESSLAVNIDNVFVQSDLNLVDMNPMEVAKQLTLIESKLFMSIQPTELINYKRKSRCPNVNTVLMFTNKFCNYVIDSLVNPNILMIDRVDRLRNWLRIALSNLYFRNFNSVASIMTALQNHSITRLKPIWQQLSKQDMTLYEYLARIVHPNKNFKVYRNKLKKIMGDFSFVKVSLPVVPYFNLFLQDLTFIDEGNPNFRNPDAFRPNKIVNMDKFFRITRIISTIQYLQVNYDVGNNKSDNLKESELKDMIEPNETNESFFELTNQMNVDTYCITALPLLQEFILYEFWRVDSLHQKDNDRSYQLSLKILPRQ from the coding sequence ATGGATCGATTAACCGTGAATCGAACTACTTCTGCTAGTACTCCTTTGTTCAACTCtgacaagaaattttacgaagaagaaggcaATGCTATAAGAATTAGCACAACGGTGTCCCCAACAAAATCATTGAACCTTTACAATGGTAAACCGGTCAGTAGCAGTAAAAGtttgaataataattctCCAAATGATTCATTTACCACCGCTAACTCATTTAGTTTTGAAGAAACTCTAGACTCGAATAACTTCCctgaaaattataataGTTTAAAGCCAAATTTTGACATATTTAATGATGAAACACCAATTGTTAATTCAGGAAATAGGCGTTTTGCCAACACTTCGAATGATTACGAAACACCGAAGGCACCTTTATATATTGATGATACTGAGCTCAGTAATAGCGACAAATTTGATACTTCTATTCCTGCTGGTTTAGGGATAACTTCATCTCATATAAATATCGAAGAGCAGTCGACCCCATTGAAGGCAATACGGGCATCTATATGTGTTCAAAGGACACAGCCAATAAATCCTCCTCAGAGAAATGAGAAGAGGTTACAACAACGAAGAAAAGATAGCATATTCAGCTTTGAAGAAATGGCTCAAAATATACCTGAAATTCCAGATTATGCCTATTTATTCATTATCGCCAATCATTCTTTCGATGCTAGAACATTAGagaatgatgaagatacaaatatatgtctttctttcaacGCTAGTGATGTGGCATTCGTTCACAATGTCGATGAATCGGGCTGGGGTGAAGTCACCTTATTGCAAACGCAACTACGTGGCTGGGTCCCTTTCAACTATTTCTCagatataataaaaatcaCAGATGTTACTAAGCCTGGAGATGAGTTAACTCTGGAACAATGGaaagaatatattgattCAAGATTGCCCTTGGAAAAACTCTTGACCGCCTCTGCTAAATTTATTGCGCATCCTCAGGATAaaccaatttcaaattctttacAAAAGACGTTCAATCTCAATTACATTAATGATATCAGAGATGGTGTTAAATcacttcttcaattgacAGATGCGGTTTCAAGATCAAACGAAATTGTTCAAGCCAAAGAAGATGTAAGGAAGGGCAGAAAGAAATTACTTGCTGATTGGTATAATTTAATGATCAAGGCTGATTATTATAAGCACACAACATCGTCAGAAAATATATCCAAGCTAGTCTCATTGGTTTATCAAATCCTAAAAAGGGCATTTTCGTTCTATAAGATATGGTCTCTTgaaaagatgaattttgaaaatgaaaagaatgagGCATCTAGAATACAGTCTGAATCATTCTTATCAACATCAAcacaaaataaaaaagacaCTAAAATGATATATCGAACGCAAAGCGTTAAGGACAACAAAATTACATATCTTACAACTGTGCCAACGGCGTCTAAACGACTAAACGAAGTCAATGACTTACTTTTCTCTTATATTGGACTCATACTAGGGCGTATTAACTTAGTTGAACATAATCCAAATGGTTGCGAAGCTCTGGAGTTCATCATCCatcaaatgataaaattattgagaGAATTACTTTATGTGAGTAAAGCATGTTCCTAtgttattgaagaaaaatataaacatGCGTATAAAAATACATTAGATGCATGTTTAGATCCCCTATTGGGCCTAGTTTCTGAATTGGTTTCCTGtattaaaatattagtTACAAAGTCTCTCAGCCATGAGATCCGTAGaaaaagtttgaaaaacttGGAAAGTGATGCTTCCATAGCGGTGTTACCATCAAATTACGATGAGTGTGAGAGATTGGTTTACATAATCTCTAAAATGACAGGTTTAATTGCGAATACCGTCGCTGGTTGCAATAATTATCTGAGAATAACAGGAGATTTCAAACTGAATAAGAATAGAGAATATCCAGATTTACAAATGAGCAAGCTCACACCAGAGGAATTCTTAAAAAAATGTTCTGGTGGCATTAATGAAAAGCACAATAACGAACTTAAGAGAAAGAGTATAATGGGATTAGGTGATGATTATAGCGAAGCTGACTATAAAAAGATAATAAGATTTTCAGCAATACCTTCGGGCTTGATGTCTGCTAAAGACTATGACTCTTTTAGTAGAGATTCCACCTTCGCGAAGTATAGGCCGCTTGAATCAGAGTTAAATGACAATCCACTTACTTCTGTCAATTACAAGGACGAAATCCTGAGGGAAATTATActtgataatgaaagaaatttgaatggtGCTTCATTCAGAGCAataatcttcaaattgACGGATGAGATGGAGAAGCCAGACGAGTTATTTGTAGCAACTTTCTTACTTACGTTCCGAATGTACGGCAATTCGGTAGACCTCGTTAATGGGTTGATTAACCgatttgatttgattgataaGTCTTCGAAATTTGAATAcacagaaaaaaatggtactTACTCATCAAGGGCATCTAGATTGAAGAATAGACGACGTCTTGTCTGTAATGTTTTTGCAAGCTGGATGGAGAGTTATTGGGATCATGAAAAAGATTACGATATACTGCCAACCATGGTAAACTTTTTTAATGAAGGAATGTCAACTATTTTACCCATAGAGgccaaaaaattaattgaacTGGCGTCAAAATTGTTTCTAAGAAAGCCGGCCTTAAAAGATGGACATTTATTGCATGCCTTCATGGTCGACCAGTTGGCGAAAAAATCTATCACACATTCTAGGGCATTATCCATGATATCCGATACATCATCGGTTGCAAGCAGCATAAGGTCCTCTGAATTCTCATTGGATGAAAGAATAATAGAAAAGTATGAACTGACAAAGatagataaaaaaaatagaaactCAGTTTCACTCCCACTACCTTTTTTAAATCTTggaaattcttcttttttgaCAACCGATGATATTACTAATATGGAGAGGCTAGTGAATAACTACAGGATTGCCACAAATAGTAAGGTGGAGAAATATTCTGACAGCTGTTTCCTAGAAAACataattaaaaattggaaaaggTTGCAGGTCGGTATTGAAAGCAGTTTAGCGGTTAATATTGATAACGTTTTTGTTCAGAGCGATTTGAATTTAGTAGATATGAATCCAATGGAAGTAGCTAAACAATTGACCTTGATTGAGTCAAAATTGTTCATGTCCATACAACCTACTGAACTGATCAActataaaagaaagagcCGTTGCCCTAATGTGAATACGGTTTTGATGTTCACcaacaaattttgtaattatGTTATTGACAGTTTGGTCaatccaaatattttgatgataGACAGAGTGGATAGGTTGAGGAACTGGTTGAGGATCGCTTTGTCGAATTTATATTTCAGAAACTTCAACTCGGTTGCATCAATTATGACAGCACTACAAAACCATTCTATAACGAGATTGAAACCAATCTGGCAGCAATTGAGCAAGCAAGATATGACATTATATGAATATCTAGCAAGGATAGTACATCcgaacaaaaattttaaggTTTATAGGaataaactgaaaaaaatcatgGGTGATTTCTCTTTTGTTAAGGTATCACTTCCTGTTGTGCcttatttcaatttatttttgcAAGACTTAACCTTCATTGATGAAGGTAATCCAAACTTCAGAAATCCAGATGCATTCAGACCAAATAAGATAGTCAATATGGACAAGTTTTTCAGAATTACAAGGATTATAAGTACTATACAATATTTGCAGGTCAATTATGACGTTGGTAATAACAAGAGCGATAATCTGAAAGAGTCCGAGCTCAAGGATATGATTGAACCAAATGAAACTAATGagtcattttttgaattaaCAAACCAAATGAATGTCGACACATATTGCATCACAGCATTGCCACttcttcaagaatttaTACTATATGAATTTTGGAGAGTGGATTCACTTCATCAAAAGGACAATGATAGGAGTTATCAATTAAGCCTTAAGATATTACCAAGGCAATAA